The Quercus robur chromosome 7, dhQueRobu3.1, whole genome shotgun sequence genome has a segment encoding these proteins:
- the LOC126692421 gene encoding pyruvate decarboxylase 2: MDTKIGALDACPHSSTDLCAVPSNGAVSTIQSSTPSTIVTPSDATLGRHLARRLVQIGVTDVFSVPGDFNLTLLDHLIAEPGLTNVGCCNELNAGYAADGYARSRGVGACVVTFTVGGLSVLNAIAGACSENLPLICIVGGPNSNDYGTNRILHHTIGLPDFSQELRCFQTVTCYQAVVNNLEDVHELIDTAISTSLKESKPVYISISCNLAGVPHPTFSREPVPFSLSPRLSNQMGLEAAVEAAAGFLDKAVKPVLVGGPKLRVANATDAFVELADACGYPLAVMPSAKGLVPEHHPHFIGTYWGAISTPFCAEIVESADAYLFAGPIFNDYSSVGYSLLLKKEKAIIVQPDRVVIGNGPAFGCILMKDFLRALGKRLKRNTTAYENYHRIFVPDGLPLKSAPKEPLRVNVLFQHIQNMLSSETAVIAETGDSWFNCQKLKLPQGCGYEFQMQYGSIGWSVGATLGYAQAVPEKRVIACIGDGSFQVTAQDVSTMIRYGQRTIIFLINNGGYTIEVEIHDGPYNVIKNWNYTGLVDAIHNGEGKCWTTKVRCEEELIEAINTATGDKKDSLCFIEVIVHKDDTSKELLEWGSRVSAANSRPPNPQ; the protein is encoded by the exons atgGACACCAAAATAGGAGCGCTCGACGCTTGCCCACACTCCAGCACAGACCTCTGTGCCGTACCGTCAAACGGCGCCGTCTCCACCATCCAAAGCTCAACCCCTTCCACCATTGTCACCCCCTCGGACGCCACACTGGGTCGCCACCTCGCTCGCCGGCTCGTCCAAATCGGTGTCACGGACGTATTCTCTGTCCCCGGTGACTTTAACCTCACTCTTCTCGACCACCTCATCGCCGAGCCTGGTCTCACCAACGTTGGCTGCTGTAACGAGCTCAACGCTGGCTACGCCGCTGATGGCTACGCGCGGTCCCGCGGCGTCGGCGCGTGCGTTGTTACTTTCACCGTCGGTGGGCTCAGTGTGCTCAACGCGATCGCCGGCGCTTGCAGTGAAAACCTCCCTCTAATTTGCATTGTTGGTGGGCCCAACTCCAATGACTATGGAACCAACAGGATTTTGCACCATACAATCGGATTGCCTGACTTTAGTCAAGAGCTTCGGTGTTTTCAGACTGTCACTTGCTatcag GCTGTGGTGAATAATTTGGAAGATGTACATGAGTTGATTGATACAGCGATTTCGACTTCATTGAAGGAAAGCAAGCCTGTTTATATTAGTATAAGCTGTAACTTGGCTGGGGTTCCTCATCCAACGTTTAGTCGTGAACCTGTTCCATTTTCGTTGAGTCCCAG ATTGAGTAATCAGATGGGATTAGAGGCTGCAGTGGAGGCAGCAGCGGGGTTTTTGGATAAGGCTGTGAAACCAGTATTGGTGGGGGGTCCTAAATTGAGAGTTGCAAATGCAACTGATGCATTTGTTGAACTAGCTGATGCTTGTGGTTATCCCCTTGCTGTGATGCCATCAGCGAAAGGGCTTGTGCCTGAGCACCACCCACACTTCATTGGGACTTATTGGGGTGCTATCAGCACTCCATTTTGTGCGGAGATTGTGGAGTCTGCCGATGCTTATTTGTTTGCTGGACCTATATTCAATGACTATAGCTCTGTTGGGTACTCATTGCTTCTCAAGAAAGAGAAGGCAATCATTGTGCAACCTGACCGTGTTGTGATCGGGAATGGGCCTGCATTTGGGTGTATTTTGATGAAGGATTTCCTCAGAGCACTTGGCAAGCGGCTCAAGCGTAATACAACTGCTTATGAGAACTATCATAGGATCTTTGTTCCTGATGGACTTCCTTTGAAGTCTGCACCAAAAGAACCTTTGAGGGTTAATGTTCTGTTCCAGCATATACAGAACATGCTGTCTAGTGAGACTGCTGTGATTGCTGAGACAGGGGACTCATGGTTTAACTGCCAGAAGCTGAAATTGCCACAGGGCTGCGG ATACGAGTTCCAAATGCAATATGGATCAATTGGTTGGTCAGTTGGTGCGACTCTTGGCTATGCACAGGCTGTGCCTGAGAAGCGAGTGATTGCTTGCATTGGTGATGGGAGCTTCCAG GTCACTGCACAAGATGTGTCAACAATGATTAGATATGGGCAAAGGACCATCATCTTCCTGATAAACAACGGTGGATACACCATTGAAGTTGAAATCCATGACGGGCCTTACAATGTGATTAAGAACTGGAACTACACTGGGTTGGTTGATGCAATCCACAATGGCGAGGGCAAGTGCTGGACAACCAAG GTCCGTTGCGAGGAGGAGCTGATTGAAGCAATTAATACAGCAACAGGGGATAAGAAGGACAGCCTGTGCTTCATTGAGGTGATTGTTCACAAGGATGACACCAGCAAAGAGCTGCTTGAATGGGGCTCAAGGGTCTCTGCTGCCAATAGCCGCCCACCCAACCCTCAGTAA